A stretch of Dysidea avara chromosome 5, odDysAvar1.4, whole genome shotgun sequence DNA encodes these proteins:
- the LOC136256973 gene encoding collagen alpha-1(I) chain-like isoform X1 has product MSLIKSLHLVQIIRRMNLLFILAGLIAALALVGATDDPPYPSCGDCIYSTFRGHDGESGPQGPKGYPGPDGPRGDNGEPGKDGHYGLKGDTGDPGHPGPRGLAGNCTTQPGPAGPPGDMGDQGRQGVRGSRGLPGPRGYKGQKGQCCLFAPPGYPGAPGEIGPCGKDGKAGDPGPPGPQGQKGMTRQLYKVRKQFDYLITYLGLQLQSCCNGAGHYSAPTKKRRAAYASYSTCPKHGTYVTGERGYPGPEGPKGELGDYGRQGPKGYYGIPGKHGHVGYPGDKGAQGPDGPKGYPGERYQCEECPNHPAIKGDRGDNGEKGDRGRPGNRGPKGPPGQDAKCLIGRPGMKGRTGEPGNDGQKGEQGPPGYPGRPGSIKTLKNATRVNELLRYIANFKSDFYQCCFGLTIKSHIKRAVRQIASEMGEDTNDTMSDDAGITDDLDDYALPCKYYVYYEDGDTCNYHFQYCPFTKGPLGYPGPPGPRGDTGIQGYAGPKGDDGADGSPGAKGPKGKIGPLGEQGPDGEDFYLDCPTQGPKGPKGIHGRKGVQGVPGRPGSRGTRGDACPPSYGPDGAPGIPGYPGVPGKKGQPGRHGPPGGKGDAAEGDISEQELIYYKLELKKLADKVATGRCCYVPKY; this is encoded by the exons ATGAGCTTGATAAAATCATTACATCTTGTTCAGATAATCAGAAGGATGAATCTGTTATTTATACTCGCAGGCCTGATTGCAGCTTTGGCATTAGTAGGAGCGACT GATGATCCTCCCTACCCATCATGTGGTGACTGCATATACAGTACTTTCAGAGGACATGATGGAGAATCAGGACCGCAG GGTCCTAAAGGCTACCCTGGTCCAGATGGCCCTCGTGGTGACAATGGTGAACCAGGAAAAGATGGACATTATGGACTTAAAGGAGACACTGGTGACCCAGGTCATCCTGGTCCAAGAGGACTTGCAGGAAATTGTACTACTCAACCTGGACCTGCTGGACCTCCAGGAGATATGGGAGATCAAGGGAGACAA ggtGTTAGAGGATCCAGAGGACTTCCTGGTCCTCGTGGTTACAAAGGACAAAAG GGACAATGCTGTTTGTTTGCTCCACCTGGCTACCCT GGAGCACCTGGAGAGATAGGACCATGTGGAAAAGATGGAAAAGCAGGAGATCCA GGTCCACCAGGTCCTCAGGGACAGAAGGGTATGACAAGGCAACTCTACAAA GTCAGGAAGCAGTTTGATTATCTTATCACATACCTTGGACTTCAG CTGCAATCATGCTGTAATGGAG CTGGACATTATTCTGCTCCTACAAAAAAGAGACGTGCTGCATACGCATCTTACAGCACATGTCCTAAACATGGCACA TATGTAACTGGGGAGCGTGGATACCCTGGACCAGAAGGACCTAAG GGAGAACTGGGTGACTATGGAAGACAAGGACCAAAAGGATATTATGGAATACCTGGAAAGCATGGCCATGTTGGGTATCCAGGTGATAAAGGAGCACAGGGACCTGATGGACCAAAGGGATATCCCGGAGAACGTTATCAGTGTGAAGAGTGTCCAAACCATCCTGCAATCAAAGGTGACAGAGGTGACAATGGAGAAAAAGGCGATCGGGGTAGACCTGGTAACAGAGGACCAAAGGGTCCTCCTGGACAAGATGCAAAGTGTCTTATTGGTAGACCTGGTATGAAGGGCCGGACTGGTGAACCTGGTAATGATGGACAGAAGGGAGAGCAAGGACCTCCCGGATACCCAGGTAGACCAGGAAGTATTAAAACTCTAAAGAATGCTACACGAGTAAATGAACTCCTAAGATACATTGCCAATTTTAAATCTGACTTTTACCAATGTTGCTTTGGTCTAACAATCAAGTCACACATTAAAAGAGCAGTCAGACAAATTGCATCAGAAATGGGTGAGGACACTAATGACACAATGAGCGATGATGCAGGAATCACTGACGATTTAGATGATTATGCACTTCCATGCAAGTACTACGTTTACTATGAAGATGGTGACACATGCAACTACCACTTTCAATACTGTCCATTTACAAAGGGACCATTGGGATACCCTGGACCACCAGGACCCAGAGGAGACACTGGTATACAAGGTTATGCTGGACCAAAAGGTGACGATGGAGCAGATGGATCACCAGGTGCCAAAGGACCTAAGGGTAAAATCGGACCACTTGGTGAACAGGGGCCAGATGGAGAAGATTTCTACCTGGATTGTCCTACTCAAGGGCCCAAAGGACCGAAAGGAATACATGGCAGAAAGGGAGTTCAGGGTGTTCCCGGTAGGCCTGGATCCCGTGGTACTAGAGGAGATGCTTGTCCACCTTCTTATGGTCCTGATGGTGCCCCTGGAATACCTGGCTATCCTGGAGTTCCTGGGAAGAAGGGACAACCAGGAAGACATGGCCCACCAGGAGGAAAGGGAGATGCAGCAGAAGGTGATATTTCTGAACAGGAGTTGATATATTACAAATTGGAATTGAAGAAGCTGGCAGACAAAGTAGCCACAGGGAGGTGCTGCTATGTTCCAAAATACTAG
- the LOC136256973 gene encoding collagen alpha-1(I) chain-like isoform X2, translating to MNLLFILAGLTAALALAGATDDPPYPSCGDCIYSTFRGHDGESGPQGPKGYPGPDGPRGDNGEPGKDGHYGLKGDTGDPGHPGPRGLAGNCTTQPGPAGPPGDMGDQGRQGVRGSRGLPGPRGYKGQKGQCCLFAPPGYPGAPGEIGPCGKDGKAGDPGPPGPQGQKGMTRQLYKVRKQFDYLITYLGLQLQSCCNGAGHYSAPTKKRRAAYASYSTCPKHGTYVTGERGYPGPEGPKGELGDYGRQGPKGYYGIPGKHGHVGYPGDKGAQGPDGPKGYPGERYQCEECPNHPAIKGDRGDNGEKGDRGRPGNRGPKGPPGQDAKCLIGRPGMKGRTGEPGNDGQKGEQGPPGYPGRPGSIKTLKNATRVNELLRYIANFKSDFYQCCFGLTIKSHIKRAVRQIASEMGEDTNDTMSDDAGITDDLDDYALPCKYYVYYEDGDTCNYHFQYCPFTKGPLGYPGPPGPRGDTGIQGYAGPKGDDGADGSPGAKGPKGKIGPLGEQGPDGEDFYLDCPTQGPKGPKGIHGRKGVQGVPGRPGSRGTRGDACPPSYGPDGAPGIPGYPGVPGKKGQPGRHGPPGGKGDAAEGDISEQELIYYKLELKKLADKVATGRCCYVPKY from the exons GATGATCCTCCCTACCCATCATGTGGTGACTGCATATACAGTACTTTCAGAGGACATGATGGAGAATCAGGACCGCAG GGTCCTAAAGGCTACCCTGGTCCAGATGGCCCTCGTGGTGACAATGGTGAACCAGGAAAAGATGGACATTATGGACTTAAAGGAGACACTGGTGACCCAGGTCATCCTGGTCCAAGAGGACTTGCAGGAAATTGTACTACTCAACCTGGACCTGCTGGACCTCCAGGAGATATGGGAGATCAAGGGAGACAA ggtGTTAGAGGATCCAGAGGACTTCCTGGTCCTCGTGGTTACAAAGGACAAAAG GGACAATGCTGTTTGTTTGCTCCACCTGGCTACCCT GGAGCACCTGGAGAGATAGGACCATGTGGAAAAGATGGAAAAGCAGGAGATCCA GGTCCACCAGGTCCTCAGGGACAGAAGGGTATGACAAGGCAACTCTACAAA GTCAGGAAGCAGTTTGATTATCTTATCACATACCTTGGACTTCAG CTGCAATCATGCTGTAATGGAG CTGGACATTATTCTGCTCCTACAAAAAAGAGACGTGCTGCATACGCATCTTACAGCACATGTCCTAAACATGGCACA TATGTAACTGGGGAGCGTGGATACCCTGGACCAGAAGGACCTAAG GGAGAACTGGGTGACTATGGAAGACAAGGACCAAAAGGATATTATGGAATACCTGGAAAGCATGGCCATGTTGGGTATCCAGGTGATAAAGGAGCACAGGGACCTGATGGACCAAAGGGATATCCCGGAGAACGTTATCAGTGTGAAGAGTGTCCAAACCATCCTGCAATCAAAGGTGACAGAGGTGACAATGGAGAAAAAGGCGATCGGGGTAGACCTGGTAACAGAGGACCAAAGGGTCCTCCTGGACAAGATGCAAAGTGTCTTATTGGTAGACCTGGTATGAAGGGCCGGACTGGTGAACCTGGTAATGATGGACAGAAGGGAGAGCAAGGACCTCCCGGATACCCAGGTAGACCAGGAAGTATTAAAACTCTAAAGAATGCTACACGAGTAAATGAACTCCTAAGATACATTGCCAATTTTAAATCTGACTTTTACCAATGTTGCTTTGGTCTAACAATCAAGTCACACATTAAAAGAGCAGTCAGACAAATTGCATCAGAAATGGGTGAGGACACTAATGACACAATGAGCGATGATGCAGGAATCACTGACGATTTAGATGATTATGCACTTCCATGCAAGTACTACGTTTACTATGAAGATGGTGACACATGCAACTACCACTTTCAATACTGTCCATTTACAAAGGGACCATTGGGATACCCTGGACCACCAGGACCCAGAGGAGACACTGGTATACAAGGTTATGCTGGACCAAAAGGTGACGATGGAGCAGATGGATCACCAGGTGCCAAAGGACCTAAGGGTAAAATCGGACCACTTGGTGAACAGGGGCCAGATGGAGAAGATTTCTACCTGGATTGTCCTACTCAAGGGCCCAAAGGACCGAAAGGAATACATGGCAGAAAGGGAGTTCAGGGTGTTCCCGGTAGGCCTGGATCCCGTGGTACTAGAGGAGATGCTTGTCCACCTTCTTATGGTCCTGATGGTGCCCCTGGAATACCTGGCTATCCTGGAGTTCCTGGGAAGAAGGGACAACCAGGAAGACATGGCCCACCAGGAGGAAAGGGAGATGCAGCAGAAGGTGATATTTCTGAACAGGAGTTGATATATTACAAATTGGAATTGAAGAAGCTGGCAGACAAAGTAGCCACAGGGAGGTGCTGCTATGTTCCAAAATACTAG